CTGCCGCAAACGGTGCCCGGTTCGAGAGGAACCGGATCCAGACGGACGTGTCGACGAGGACGCTCATGCCGCCGAGCGCCTGGTCGAGGCGCGACGCGCACGCCGCCGCGGCGTATCGGTCGCACCTGGCTCCGAACCGCGCAACGTTCGCAGCCGCTCGTAGGCCGCGCGGCGCACCAGAGCCTCCAAGCCGAGCCGCACCGTCTCGGTGTCGGTCTTCGCCCCAGCCGC
Above is a window of Acidobacteriota bacterium DNA encoding:
- a CDS encoding type II toxin-antitoxin system VapB family antitoxin translates to MKKTLHIDERLLRDARAAAGAKTDTETVRLGLEALVRRAAYERLRTLRGSEPGATDTPRRRARRASTRRSAA